One stretch of Rathayibacter festucae DSM 15932 DNA includes these proteins:
- the sucC gene encoding ADP-forming succinate--CoA ligase subunit beta: MDLFEYQARDLFEKYGVPVLPGIIADTPEEVRAAAEKLGGVTVVKAQVKIGGRGKAGGVKVAKTADDAFEAAKSILGLDIKGHVVKRVMVAGGARIDREFYFSVLLDRANRSYLSLTSYEGGMEIEQLAVERPEALARVEVVPGQGIDQAKAEEIARAAKFPEELIAKVAPVLVKLYDVYTGEDATLVEVNPLVLTEEGDIVALDGKVSIDENAGFRHPEHAALEDKDAADPLEAKAKENDLNYVKLDGEVGIIGNGAGLVMSTLDVVAYAGEKHKGVKPANFLDIGGGASAQVMANGLDVILGDEQVKSVFVNVFGGITACDAVANGILQALEILGDSATKPLVVRLDGNKVEEGRAILEAAANPLITLAATMDEGADKAAALAAA; this comes from the coding sequence GTGGATCTCTTCGAATACCAGGCCCGTGATCTGTTCGAGAAGTACGGCGTGCCCGTGCTCCCCGGCATCATCGCCGACACGCCGGAGGAGGTGCGCGCCGCGGCGGAGAAGCTGGGCGGCGTCACCGTCGTCAAGGCGCAGGTCAAGATCGGCGGCCGCGGCAAGGCGGGCGGCGTGAAGGTCGCGAAGACCGCGGACGACGCGTTCGAGGCGGCGAAGTCGATCCTCGGTCTGGACATCAAGGGCCACGTCGTCAAGCGCGTCATGGTCGCCGGTGGCGCCCGCATCGACCGCGAGTTCTACTTCTCGGTCCTGCTCGACCGGGCGAACCGCTCCTACCTCTCGCTCACCTCCTACGAGGGCGGCATGGAGATCGAGCAGCTCGCCGTCGAGCGCCCCGAGGCGCTCGCGCGCGTCGAGGTCGTCCCCGGCCAGGGCATCGACCAGGCCAAGGCCGAGGAGATCGCCCGCGCGGCGAAGTTCCCGGAGGAGCTGATCGCCAAGGTCGCCCCCGTGCTCGTGAAGCTCTACGACGTCTACACCGGCGAGGACGCCACGCTCGTCGAGGTCAACCCGCTCGTGCTCACCGAGGAGGGCGACATCGTCGCGCTCGACGGCAAGGTCTCGATCGACGAGAACGCCGGCTTCCGCCACCCCGAGCACGCCGCGCTGGAGGACAAGGACGCGGCCGACCCGCTCGAGGCCAAGGCCAAGGAGAACGACCTCAACTACGTGAAGCTCGACGGCGAGGTCGGCATCATCGGCAACGGCGCGGGCCTGGTCATGTCCACGCTCGACGTCGTCGCCTACGCCGGCGAGAAGCACAAGGGCGTGAAGCCCGCCAACTTCCTCGACATCGGCGGCGGAGCCTCCGCCCAGGTGATGGCGAACGGCCTCGACGTGATCCTCGGCGACGAGCAGGTCAAGAGCGTCTTCGTCAACGTCTTCGGCGGCATCACCGCCTGCGACGCGGTCGCCAACGGCATCCTGCAGGCCCTCGAGATCCTCGGCGACTCGGCGACCAAGCCGCTCGTCGTGCGCCTCGACGGCAACAAGGTGGAGGAGGGCCGCGCGATCCTCGAGGCCGCCGCCAACCCGCTCATCACCCTGGCCGCGACGATGGACGAGGGCGCCGACAAGGCCGCCGCACTCGCCGCCGCGTAA
- the sucD gene encoding succinate--CoA ligase subunit alpha, with protein sequence MSIFLNKDSKVIVQGITGGEGTKHTALMLKAGTNVVGGVNARKAGTTVTHGDVELPVFGTVKEAIEATGADVSIAFVPPAFSKDAVIEAIDAEIGLLVVITEGIPVQDSAEFWAYAQEKGNKTRIIGPNCPGIITPGESLVGITPATITGKGPIGLVSKSGTLTYQMMYELRDLGFSTAIGIGGDPIIGTTHIDALAAFEADPETKAIVMIGEIGGDAEERAADFIKANVTKPVVGYVAGFTAPEGKTMGHAGAIVSGSAGTAQAKKEALEAAGVRVGKTPSETADLLREVYAAL encoded by the coding sequence ATGTCGATCTTCCTCAACAAGGACTCCAAGGTCATCGTCCAGGGCATCACCGGCGGCGAGGGCACCAAGCACACCGCGCTGATGCTCAAGGCCGGCACGAACGTCGTCGGCGGCGTCAACGCCCGCAAGGCCGGCACGACCGTCACCCACGGCGACGTCGAGCTGCCCGTCTTCGGCACCGTCAAGGAGGCCATCGAGGCCACCGGCGCCGACGTCTCGATCGCGTTCGTCCCGCCCGCCTTCTCGAAGGACGCCGTCATCGAGGCGATCGACGCCGAGATCGGCCTCCTCGTCGTCATCACCGAGGGCATCCCGGTGCAGGACTCGGCCGAGTTCTGGGCCTACGCGCAGGAGAAGGGCAACAAGACCCGGATCATCGGCCCGAACTGCCCCGGCATCATCACGCCGGGCGAGTCGCTCGTGGGCATCACCCCCGCGACGATCACCGGCAAGGGCCCGATCGGCCTCGTCTCCAAGTCGGGCACGCTGACCTACCAGATGATGTACGAGCTGCGCGATCTGGGCTTCTCGACCGCCATCGGCATCGGCGGCGACCCGATCATCGGCACCACGCACATCGACGCCCTCGCGGCGTTCGAGGCCGACCCCGAGACCAAGGCGATCGTCATGATCGGCGAGATCGGCGGCGACGCCGAGGAGCGCGCGGCCGACTTCATCAAGGCGAACGTCACCAAGCCGGTCGTCGGCTACGTCGCGGGCTTCACCGCTCCCGAGGGCAAGACCATGGGCCACGCCGGCGCCATCGTCTCCGGCTCCGCGGGCACCGCGCAGGCGAAGAAGGAGGCCCTCGAGGCCGCCGGCGTCCGGGTGGGCAAGACGCCCTCCGAGACGGCCGACCTGCTCCGCGAGGTCTACGCGGCGCTGTAG
- a CDS encoding LLM class flavin-dependent oxidoreductase: MTRRLGLDFLTFVPYPEGPEQPGDAARSLEDGLALFELAEELGYDTGWVRVRHFERFLASPMTFFAAASQRTRRLRLGTAVIGARYESPVRLAEDAATVDLLSGGRLDLGVSSGFAHLASVFDGVFGQADREFRAEAQERIERLRDALSGSVLGIAESALMSVPVGDPLVQQPHAPGLADRLWYGAGTTASAVRAGEQGMHLQVSTLNTEETGLPFAEQQAAQIRAYREAFAAAHTGRTSRVTAGRIVLPLTGPADEEAHRPFIEGYLARMDDDGRPRTADRSIIAAPMRFSPLHLGTADEIVASLAADPALAEADSLTITLPAVGGVESHRRILRTIAAEIAPRLGWTPAA, from the coding sequence GTGACCCGCCGCCTCGGACTCGACTTCCTGACCTTCGTGCCCTACCCGGAGGGCCCCGAGCAGCCGGGCGACGCGGCGCGGAGCCTCGAGGACGGCCTCGCGCTGTTCGAGCTCGCGGAGGAGCTCGGCTACGACACCGGCTGGGTGCGCGTGCGGCACTTCGAGCGCTTCCTCGCCTCGCCGATGACCTTCTTCGCCGCCGCCTCGCAGCGCACCCGGCGCCTGCGCCTCGGCACCGCCGTGATCGGCGCGCGCTACGAGTCGCCCGTCCGCCTCGCCGAGGACGCGGCCACCGTGGACCTGCTCTCCGGCGGCCGGCTCGACCTCGGCGTCAGCAGCGGCTTCGCGCACCTCGCCTCGGTCTTCGACGGCGTCTTCGGACAGGCCGACCGCGAGTTCCGCGCCGAGGCGCAGGAGCGGATCGAGCGCCTGCGCGACGCGCTCTCGGGCTCGGTGCTCGGCATCGCGGAGTCCGCGCTGATGTCGGTGCCGGTCGGCGATCCGCTCGTGCAGCAGCCGCACGCGCCCGGGCTCGCCGACCGGCTCTGGTACGGCGCCGGCACCACCGCCTCCGCGGTCCGGGCCGGCGAGCAGGGCATGCACCTCCAGGTCTCGACGCTGAACACGGAGGAGACCGGGCTGCCGTTCGCCGAGCAGCAGGCCGCGCAGATCCGGGCCTACCGTGAGGCCTTCGCCGCCGCCCACACCGGGCGCACCTCGCGGGTCACGGCGGGGCGCATCGTGCTGCCGCTGACCGGACCCGCCGACGAGGAGGCGCACCGCCCCTTCATCGAGGGCTACCTCGCGCGGATGGACGACGACGGCCGGCCGCGCACCGCCGACCGCTCGATCATCGCGGCGCCGATGCGCTTCAGTCCGCTGCACCTCGGCACGGCCGACGAGATCGTCGCGTCGCTCGCGGCCGACCCCGCGCTGGCGGAGGCGGACTCGCTCACGATCACGCTGCCCGCGGTCGGCGGGGTCGAGTCGCACCGGCGGATCCTGCGGACGATCGCCGCGGAGATCGCGCCGCGGCTGGGCTGGACGCCCGCCGCCTAG
- a CDS encoding TMEM175 family protein, giving the protein MTTSASRTERGLDRLVNFTDATVAIAITFLVLPLVDVVEEGGATDLGALLAGHYGTLSAFFITFAVIGRLWLVHHAVFEGVARYSPALVAVNFVWLAAIVLLPFAANLLSNVFTTDPSVFALYIGTMIVASTATLAMQLILRRDPALLVPGTDPLRSLSRSLIVIALLAVALVLAVTLPSVNMFALLLLLLSGPIERLVLRGHAPERHRPARTERGLDRLVNFSDATVAIAITILVLPLVELAPEIGRDGGGVGEVLGRHLDSVLAFALSFTLIAVFWMPHHRVFELAGDYDAGLVWLDLLWLVAIAFFPFSTSAIALLPDSRATIGLYIGTMVVVSGALLLIELRLRRRPHLLREGAGPVRPAPAVVPFALLVLALALALLVPSVGLWWLLLLIAQRPLSLLLLRRG; this is encoded by the coding sequence GTGACGACCAGCGCCTCCCGCACCGAGCGCGGACTCGACCGACTGGTGAACTTCACCGACGCGACGGTCGCCATCGCGATCACGTTCCTCGTGCTCCCCCTCGTCGACGTCGTCGAGGAGGGCGGCGCGACCGACCTCGGCGCGCTGCTCGCCGGCCACTACGGCACGCTCTCGGCGTTCTTCATCACCTTCGCCGTGATCGGTCGGCTGTGGCTGGTGCACCACGCGGTCTTCGAGGGCGTGGCCCGCTACTCCCCCGCGCTGGTCGCGGTGAACTTCGTCTGGCTCGCGGCGATCGTGCTGCTGCCGTTCGCGGCGAATCTGCTGTCCAACGTCTTCACCACCGACCCGAGCGTGTTCGCGCTCTACATCGGCACCATGATCGTCGCGAGCACCGCGACCCTGGCGATGCAGCTGATCCTGCGCCGGGACCCCGCCCTCCTCGTGCCCGGCACGGACCCGCTCCGCTCGCTCTCGCGCTCGCTGATCGTGATCGCGCTGCTGGCGGTCGCGCTCGTGCTCGCCGTCACCCTCCCGAGCGTCAACATGTTCGCGCTCCTGCTGCTGCTGCTCTCCGGCCCGATCGAGCGCCTGGTGCTCCGCGGGCACGCGCCCGAGCGGCACCGCCCGGCGCGCACCGAGCGGGGCCTAGACCGCCTGGTGAACTTCTCGGACGCGACCGTGGCCATCGCGATCACGATCCTGGTGCTCCCGCTGGTCGAGCTCGCCCCCGAGATCGGCCGCGACGGCGGCGGCGTGGGCGAGGTCCTCGGCCGGCACCTCGACTCGGTGCTCGCCTTCGCGCTCTCCTTCACGCTGATCGCGGTGTTCTGGATGCCGCACCACCGGGTCTTCGAGCTGGCCGGCGACTACGACGCGGGGCTGGTCTGGCTCGATCTGCTCTGGCTGGTCGCGATCGCGTTCTTCCCGTTCTCGACCAGCGCCATCGCCCTGCTGCCCGACTCGCGCGCGACGATCGGCCTCTACATCGGCACGATGGTCGTGGTGAGCGGCGCACTGCTGCTGATCGAGCTGCGGCTGCGGCGCCGGCCGCACCTGCTGCGGGAGGGCGCCGGGCCGGTCCGGCCGGCCCCCGCCGTCGTCCCGTTCGCACTGCTTGTCCTGGCCCTCGCGCTCGCACTGCTCGTGCCCTCGGTCGGGCTCTGGTGGCTGCTGCTGCTGATCGCCCAGCGCCCGCTCTCGCTGCTCCTGCTGCGCCGGGGCTAG
- a CDS encoding DUF6350 family protein, producing the protein MNRITVALLAAFDAALSALIGLAIPLVPLTILWAVQYDTAVDWSVFWRVAADAWLLGHGADLQAAFAPDSPLALGLPDGGQPFAITIAPLAFALLAILLGARTGRRAQESPYRLLGIGSAIATYLLVALLVTLGATTDVARVDVLQGTLLPPLVFGLGVVIGAATHSARSGERDPIGEFAERTLHRLPEPAAPLVLASLRGGTLAAAGVIGVAGVLVAVLLVADYAAVVALYEGLGGEALGGLALTLGQLAILPNLVIWAASWLIGPGFALGAGSSVAPAGTLLGPIPSIPVLAALPQGELAFAFLGLLVPLLAGFLAGWRMRAEVVDGLDGRSLLRWGAAAAGGIGVIGGVLLGLLAWFSAGAAGPGRLVQVGPDPLLVGAFAALELALAAGLGLAAGRIRRG; encoded by the coding sequence ATGAACCGGATCACCGTCGCACTCCTCGCCGCCTTCGACGCCGCGCTCTCGGCGCTGATCGGGCTCGCGATCCCGCTCGTGCCGCTGACGATCCTCTGGGCCGTCCAGTACGACACAGCGGTCGACTGGAGCGTCTTCTGGCGCGTCGCCGCGGACGCCTGGCTGCTCGGTCACGGCGCGGATCTGCAGGCCGCCTTCGCCCCCGACTCCCCGCTCGCGCTCGGGCTGCCGGACGGCGGGCAGCCGTTCGCGATCACGATCGCGCCGCTCGCCTTCGCGCTCCTCGCGATCCTGCTCGGCGCCCGCACGGGCCGTCGCGCGCAGGAGTCGCCCTACCGCCTGCTCGGCATCGGCTCCGCGATCGCCACCTACCTCCTCGTCGCGCTGCTGGTGACCCTCGGCGCGACCACCGACGTCGCCCGGGTCGACGTCCTGCAGGGCACGCTGCTCCCGCCGCTCGTCTTCGGCCTCGGCGTGGTGATCGGAGCCGCGACCCACTCGGCCAGGAGCGGCGAGCGCGACCCGATCGGCGAGTTCGCCGAGCGGACGCTGCACCGCCTGCCCGAGCCGGCCGCGCCGCTCGTCCTCGCCTCACTGCGGGGCGGGACGCTCGCGGCGGCCGGCGTGATCGGGGTCGCCGGCGTGCTCGTCGCGGTGCTGCTGGTCGCCGACTACGCCGCCGTCGTCGCGCTCTACGAGGGTCTCGGCGGGGAGGCACTCGGCGGCCTGGCGCTGACGCTCGGGCAGCTGGCGATCCTCCCGAACCTGGTGATCTGGGCGGCGAGCTGGCTGATCGGACCGGGCTTCGCCCTCGGCGCCGGCTCGTCGGTCGCTCCGGCCGGGACGCTGCTCGGCCCGATCCCCTCGATCCCCGTGCTCGCGGCGCTGCCGCAGGGCGAGCTCGCCTTCGCCTTTCTCGGCCTGCTGGTGCCGCTGCTGGCGGGCTTCCTCGCCGGCTGGCGGATGCGCGCGGAGGTCGTCGACGGGCTCGACGGCCGGTCGCTGCTGCGCTGGGGTGCGGCCGCGGCGGGCGGCATCGGCGTGATCGGCGGGGTGCTGCTCGGCCTGCTCGCCTGGTTCTCGGCGGGAGCGGCCGGGCCGGGGCGCCTCGTCCAGGTCGGGCCCGACCCGCTGCTCGTCGGGGCGTTCGCGGCGCTCGAGCTGGCGCTCGCCGCGGGTCTCGGGCTGGCCGCCGGCCGCATCCGCCGCGGCTGA
- the purN gene encoding phosphoribosylglycinamide formyltransferase — protein MLKLVVLISGGGSNLRALLEATRDDRFPARVVAVGSDTDADGLRHAEAHDVPSFTVTPGAFASRDAWGAELLEQIQGWQPDLVVCAGFMRILPPVVVDALSPRMINTHPALLPLYPGAHAVRDALATGATETGVTVHVIDTGVDTGPVIAQESLAVLPGESEHALHERIKTIERRLLVQTVLDIAHGTVDLEELARA, from the coding sequence GTGCTGAAGTTGGTCGTCCTCATCTCCGGCGGTGGCTCCAATCTCCGCGCGCTGCTCGAGGCGACGCGCGACGACCGCTTCCCCGCCCGCGTCGTGGCGGTCGGCAGCGACACCGACGCCGACGGCCTGCGCCACGCCGAGGCGCACGACGTCCCCTCCTTCACCGTGACGCCCGGCGCCTTCGCCTCCCGCGACGCCTGGGGCGCGGAGCTGCTCGAGCAGATCCAGGGCTGGCAGCCCGACCTCGTCGTCTGCGCCGGCTTCATGCGGATCCTGCCACCCGTCGTCGTCGACGCGCTCAGCCCGCGGATGATCAACACGCACCCCGCCCTGCTGCCGCTGTATCCCGGCGCGCACGCCGTCCGCGACGCCCTCGCCACCGGCGCCACCGAGACCGGAGTGACGGTGCACGTCATCGACACCGGCGTCGACACCGGCCCGGTCATCGCCCAGGAGAGCCTCGCCGTGCTCCCCGGCGAGAGCGAGCACGCGCTGCACGAGCGCATCAAGACCATCGAGCGTCGCCTGCTGGTGCAGACGGTGCTCGACATCGCCCACGGAACCGTCGACCTCGAGGAGCTCGCCCGCGCATGA
- the purH gene encoding bifunctional phosphoribosylaminoimidazolecarboxamide formyltransferase/IMP cyclohydrolase, translating into MSITAHDPSSYDDRDVVPVRRALISVSDKTGLLELASALAGAGVELVSTGSTAATIRDAGHSVTDVSAVTGFPESLDGRVKTLHPGVHAGILADVRLASHREQLEQLEIAPFELVVVNLYPFRETVAGGADAPTVVENIDIGGPALVRASAKNHANVAIVVDPADYAGIVAALGSGGTTLAARRTLAARAFAHTASYDSAVAAWFAGQEAGGESEFPGSVEIRGTRQQVLRYGENSHQKAALYVSPDGTGIAQARQLHGKEMSYNNFVDADAAVRAAYDFVLPAVAIIKHANPCGIAIAGAKAIDPIASAHRRAHECDPVSAFGGVIAANRTVTLAMAETVKEIFTEVLVAPGFEPEALEVLKTKKNLRLLQLPDFYAPVETEFKQISGGILLQEPDRFVGGPGEVSSGWELVAGEPADADTMLDLEFAWKACRAVKSNAILLAKGGASVGVGMGQVNRVDSCHLAVSRAGDRAPGSVAASDAFFPFADGLEVLLAAGVKAVVQPGGSVRDPEVIEAAKRAGVTMYTTGERHFFH; encoded by the coding sequence ATGAGCATCACCGCACACGACCCCAGCAGCTACGACGACCGCGACGTCGTCCCCGTTCGCCGGGCGCTGATCTCGGTCAGCGACAAGACCGGACTGCTCGAGCTCGCCTCGGCTCTGGCCGGCGCCGGCGTCGAGCTGGTCTCCACCGGCTCGACCGCCGCGACCATCCGCGACGCGGGCCACTCGGTCACCGATGTCTCCGCCGTGACCGGCTTCCCGGAGTCGCTCGACGGCCGGGTGAAGACCCTGCACCCCGGCGTGCACGCGGGCATCCTCGCCGATGTGCGCCTCGCCTCGCACCGCGAGCAGCTCGAGCAGCTCGAGATCGCGCCGTTCGAGCTCGTCGTCGTGAACCTCTACCCCTTCCGCGAGACCGTCGCTGGCGGCGCCGACGCGCCGACCGTGGTCGAGAACATCGACATCGGCGGACCCGCCCTCGTCCGCGCCTCGGCGAAGAACCACGCGAACGTGGCGATCGTCGTCGATCCGGCCGACTACGCCGGCATCGTCGCCGCGCTCGGCAGCGGCGGCACGACCCTCGCCGCCCGCCGCACGCTCGCCGCGCGCGCCTTCGCGCACACCGCCTCCTACGACTCCGCCGTCGCCGCCTGGTTCGCCGGGCAGGAGGCGGGCGGCGAGTCCGAGTTCCCCGGCTCGGTCGAGATCCGCGGCACTCGGCAGCAGGTGCTCCGCTACGGCGAGAACTCGCACCAGAAGGCCGCGCTCTACGTCTCGCCCGACGGCACCGGCATCGCCCAGGCGCGCCAGCTGCACGGCAAGGAGATGTCGTACAACAACTTCGTCGACGCCGACGCGGCCGTCCGCGCGGCCTACGACTTCGTCCTCCCCGCCGTCGCGATCATCAAGCACGCCAACCCGTGCGGCATCGCGATCGCCGGCGCGAAGGCCATCGACCCCATCGCGTCTGCGCACCGCCGCGCGCACGAGTGCGATCCGGTGTCGGCCTTCGGCGGCGTCATCGCCGCGAACCGGACCGTCACCCTCGCCATGGCCGAAACGGTGAAGGAGATCTTCACCGAGGTGCTCGTCGCCCCCGGCTTCGAGCCCGAGGCGCTCGAGGTGCTGAAGACCAAGAAGAACCTGCGCCTGCTGCAGCTCCCCGACTTCTACGCCCCCGTCGAGACCGAGTTCAAGCAGATCTCCGGCGGCATCCTGCTGCAGGAGCCCGACCGCTTCGTCGGCGGCCCCGGCGAGGTCAGCTCCGGCTGGGAGCTCGTCGCCGGCGAGCCCGCCGACGCCGACACGATGCTCGACCTCGAATTCGCCTGGAAGGCCTGCCGCGCCGTCAAGTCCAACGCGATCCTGCTCGCCAAGGGCGGCGCCTCCGTCGGCGTCGGCATGGGCCAGGTCAACCGCGTCGACTCCTGCCACCTCGCCGTCTCCCGCGCCGGCGACCGCGCCCCCGGCTCCGTCGCCGCCTCCGACGCGTTCTTCCCCTTCGCCGACGGCCTCGAGGTCCTCCTCGCCGCCGGCGTGAAGGCCGTCGTCCAGCCCGGCGGCTCCGTCCGCGACCCCGAGGTCATCGAGGCCGCGAAGCGCGCCGGCGTCACCATGTACACGACGGGGGAGCGGCACTTCTTCCACTGA
- the ddaH gene encoding dimethylargininase: MPSDSTLNAPTAPTATTSPTVGRRLLTALASAAATAVAAHLANLLAFFIGNQLAPTSIPQVNAYFLLSSVLAFVVVLVLAAAGLLARAWTAAIAGLVAGLVGAVFGTLVQASASGTPITGEVWGSIVATFGGLNLVFLLAFVIAAATLGHRIAVASTPARARKSSAAAARPERRIALIRQPADDLDAGELTHLERVPVDRVKALQQWEEYVDALEEAGWETVQVATAPELPDSVFLEDALLVVDGHAVLTRPGAESRRGEVDGAEEAARALDLIVHRIEAPGTLEGGDVLRVGSTVYVGRGGRTNAEGVAQLRALLRPLGLSVVAVPLTRALHLKSAVTALPDGTVIGWESVVDEPRLFPSFLPMPEEGGAHVVVLGPDTLLMAASAPRSAELLRELGYRVVTVDISEFEKLEGCVTCLSVRVR; encoded by the coding sequence GTGCCCTCCGACTCGACGCTGAACGCGCCCACCGCCCCGACCGCCACCACCTCCCCGACCGTGGGGCGGCGCCTGCTGACGGCGCTCGCCTCCGCGGCGGCCACGGCGGTCGCGGCCCACCTCGCCAACCTGCTCGCCTTCTTCATCGGCAACCAGCTGGCGCCGACGTCGATCCCGCAGGTCAACGCCTACTTCCTGCTCTCGAGCGTGCTCGCCTTCGTGGTGGTGCTCGTGCTCGCGGCGGCCGGGCTGCTCGCCCGCGCCTGGACGGCGGCGATCGCCGGACTCGTCGCGGGGCTCGTCGGCGCCGTCTTCGGCACGCTCGTGCAGGCGAGCGCGAGCGGCACCCCGATCACCGGGGAGGTCTGGGGATCGATCGTCGCGACCTTCGGCGGGCTCAACCTCGTCTTCCTGCTCGCCTTCGTGATCGCCGCCGCGACCCTCGGCCACCGCATCGCCGTCGCATCGACACCTGCCCGCGCCCGGAAGTCCTCGGCCGCCGCCGCCCGTCCGGAGCGCCGCATCGCCCTCATCCGGCAGCCCGCGGACGACCTCGACGCCGGCGAGCTCACCCACCTCGAGCGCGTCCCCGTCGACCGGGTGAAGGCGCTGCAGCAGTGGGAGGAGTACGTCGACGCGCTCGAGGAGGCCGGCTGGGAGACCGTCCAGGTCGCCACGGCGCCCGAGCTGCCCGACTCCGTCTTCCTCGAGGACGCGCTGCTCGTCGTCGACGGGCACGCGGTCCTCACCCGCCCGGGCGCCGAGTCGCGCCGCGGCGAGGTCGACGGCGCGGAGGAGGCGGCCCGCGCCCTCGACCTGATCGTGCACCGGATCGAGGCGCCCGGCACCCTGGAGGGCGGCGACGTCCTCCGCGTCGGCTCGACCGTCTACGTCGGCCGCGGCGGACGCACCAACGCCGAGGGCGTCGCGCAGCTGCGGGCCCTGCTCCGCCCGCTCGGCCTCAGCGTCGTCGCGGTCCCGCTCACCCGCGCCCTGCACCTCAAGAGCGCCGTCACCGCTCTGCCGGACGGCACCGTGATCGGCTGGGAGTCCGTCGTCGACGAGCCGCGGCTCTTCCCCTCCTTCCTGCCGATGCCGGAGGAGGGCGGTGCCCACGTGGTCGTGCTCGGCCCGGACACGCTGCTGATGGCGGCGTCCGCGCCGCGGAGCGCGGAGCTGCTCCGCGAGCTCGGCTACCGCGTCGTGACGGTCGACATCTCGGAGTTCGAGAAGCTCGAGGGCTGCGTGACCTGCCTGTCGGTGCGGGTGCGCTGA